In Grus americana isolate bGruAme1 unplaced genomic scaffold, bGruAme1.mat scaffold_1003, whole genome shotgun sequence, the following proteins share a genomic window:
- the LOC129200417 gene encoding protocadherin beta-15-like, whose translation MLGTTENGGWIFWRVMAWGRRCGGSKRQVILFILYVCVCQSGAETLRYSLAEEMERDSFVANIANDLGVVPSQLAARKARVVSEGNEQLFRLNENTGVLTAKESLDREQICPQSDTCTLFFKIFFENPLQLIRGEVEVRDVNDNSPVFPEKEMVLEIPETTSPGSRFPLESAQDKDVGSNGLQNYSLGSNSHFSLALGTRKGGAKYAELVLERQLDREEQSALNLLLTATDGGSPPRSGTAQVRIVVLDANDNIPVFGREVYEVRLAENSPPEQLVVRVAAADPDEGSYGKVRYGFTQTSERSRQLFELNPATGEIRVSGNLDFEEAENHEMVVKATDGGGLSAHCKVQVEVLDVNDNAPEIALTSLTASSPEDAPPRTVVALFSVRDRDSGDNGRTECTIDGDLPFSLTPTFDNYYELRTNAALDRERMAEYNITITAMDWGTTQLSSRESIFVQISDVNDNPPEFTQEVYTMLVVENNGLMLRIGSVNATDADTGKNAHVNYALVRQEGKEQPDVSVSSENGDVYILHPLDYEEVHAFEVVVCATDGGSPPLSTQVVLRVLVRDENDNTPIVLYPPPESSVAVGELVPRWAPAGDLVAKVVAVDADAGQNAWLSYELAKATEPGLFRVGLHSGEVRTARALSERDAPRQSLVVLVRDRGQPPRSTTATLGITLVDGFSEAHLRVREEVLAAEPDGPLTLYLIVCLACVSVLFLATAVAAVVVKVRRTRWSEAETLPAFPKSATESNAGSLPRSYAYDVCFTTGTVNSEFRFLRPLFPCFPAGLPPAPGEQQSSVCSQEAANLGEEGDWAAQGRAPLSEDMGPRLAEAACAANRGMELNVNSDQNPWLSHQ comes from the exons ATGCTGGGAACCACGGAGAACGGTGGATGGATTTTCTGGAGAGTAATGGCGTGGGGGAGACGGTGCGGAGGCAGCAAGAGGCAAGTGATCTTGTTTATTCTGTACGTTTGCGTGTGTCAGAGCGGGGCCGAAACCCTCCGTTATTCTCTGGCGGAGGAAATGGAGAGGGACTCCTTTGTCGCCAATATTGCAAACGACCTGGGGGTTGTTCCGAGCCAGCTCGCGGCTCGCAAGGCCCGCGTTGTGTCCGAGGGGAACGAGCAGCTTTTCCGCCTCAATGAAAACACCGGAGTCCTGACGGCAAAGGAGTCCCTGGATCGAGAGCAGATCTGTCCGCAGAGCGATACCTGCACACTCTTCTTTAAGATATTCTTTGAAAATCCGCTGCAGCTGATCCGAGGAGAGGTGGAGGTTCGTGACGTGAACGACAACTCCCCCGTGTTCCCGGAGAAGGAGATGGTTTTAGAGATTCCCGAAACGACATCTCCCGGGTCCCGTTTCCCTCTGGAAAGCGCCCAGGACAAGGACGTGGGCAGCAACGGCTTGCAGAACTACAGCCTCGGGTCCAATTCGCATTTCTCCCTCGCTCTCGGAACAAGGAAAGGTGGAGCAAAATACGCGGAGCTCGTCCTAGAGCGGCAGCTGGACCGCGAAGAGCAGAGCGCGCTGAATTTACTCCTCACAGCCACCGACGGGGGCTCGCCACCCAGGTCCGGCACGGCTCAAGTCCGGATCGTGGTGCTGGATGCCAATGACAACATCCCAGTCTTCGGTCGGGAGGTCTACGAGGTGCGCCTGGCCGAGAACAGCCCCCCCGAGCAGCTGGTGGTCAGAGTCGCGGCCGCGGATCCCGACGAAGGGTCCTACGGGAAAGTGCGGTACGGCTTCACCCAGACATCGGAGCGGTCCCGGCAGCTCTTCGAGCTGAACCCTGCCACTGGGGAGATACGGGTCTCGGGCAACCTGGACTTCGAGGAAGCAGAAAACCACGAGATGGTGGTGAAAGCCACCGACGGCGGGGGGTTGTCTGCGCATTGCAAAGTGCAGGTGGAGGTCCTGGACGTGAACGACAATGCCCCGGAGATAGCGCTCACCTCCCTCACTGCCTCCAGTCCCGAGGACGCCCCCCCCCGGACCGTGGTGGCCCTGTTCAGCGTGCGGGACCGGGACTCCGGGGACAATGGCCGGACAGAGTGCACGATCGACGGGGACTTGCCCTTCAGTCTCACCCCCACTTTTGATAATTACTATGAACTGAGAACAAATGCGGCACTGGACAGGGAGAGGATGGCGGAGTATAACATCACCATCACAGCCATGGACTGGGGCACAACGCAGCTCAGCTCTCGGGAAAGCATCTTCGTGCAGATATCGGATGTGAACGACAATCCCCCAGAGTTCACCCAGGAGGTTTACACCATGTTGGTGGTGGAGAACAACGGCCTCATGCTCCGGATCGGTAGCGTGAATGCCACTGATGCCGACACGGGAAAAAACGCCCATGTAAACTATGCACTGGTGCGGCAGGAGGGCAAGGAGCAGCCCGACGTGTCAGTCAGCTCTGAAAATGGGGATGTTTATATCCTCCACCCGCTGGACTATGAGGAGGTGCACGCCTTCGAGGTGGTGGTGTGCGCCACTGACGGTGGCTCGCCACCGCTCAGCACCCAGGTGGTGCTGCGTGTGCTGGTGCGGGACGAGAACGACAACACGCCCATCGTGCTGTATCCGCCCCCTGAGAGCAGCGTGGCGGTGGGCGAGCTGGTGCCACGCTGGGCGCCGGCAGGCGACCTGGTGGCCAAGGTGGTGGCGGTGGATGCGGACGCGGGGCAGAACGCGTGGCTGTCGTACGAGCTGGCCAAGGCAACGGAGCCGGGACTGTTCCGCGTGGGGCTGCACAGCGGCGAGGTGCGCACGGCGCGGGCCCTGTCCGAGAGGGACGCGCCCCGGCAGAGCCTTGTCGTGCTGGTGCGAGACCGCGGGCAGCCGCCGCGCTCCACCACCGCCACCCTCGGCATCACCCTGGTGGACGGCTTCTCCGAGGCCCATTTGCGGgtgagggaggaggtgctggccGCTGAGCCCGACGGGCCACTGACCCTGTACCTCATCGTCTGCCTGGCCTGCGTGTCGGTGCTGTTCTTGGCCACCGCGGTGGCCGCTGTGGTGGTGAAGGTGCGGCGCACCAGGTGGAGCGAGGCAGAGACCTTGCCTGCGTTCCCGAAGTCTGCCACGGAGAGCAACGCAGGCTCCCTGCCCCGCAGCTATGCGTATGATGTCTGCTTCACCACCGGGACCGTCAACAGCGAGTTTCGGTTCCTCAGACCCCTCTTCCCCTGCTTCCCTGCCGGGCTGCCTCCCGCCCCGGGCGAACAGCAGAGCTCAGTGTGCTCGCAAGAGGCAGCCAACCTTGGGGAAGAAGGTGACTGGGCTGCACAG GGCAGAGCTCCCCTCTCTGAAGACATGGGGCCCAGACTTGCAGAAGCAGCTTGCGCTGCAAACAGGGGGATGGAGCTAAACGTCAATTCTGATCAAAACCCTTGGCTCAGCCATCAGTAA